From one Misgurnus anguillicaudatus chromosome 2, ASM2758022v2, whole genome shotgun sequence genomic stretch:
- the LOC129446101 gene encoding uncharacterized protein, whose protein sequence is MTLFGLQCISSSEVPNSSWCELEELKCSISLLDLHLSTLITDRHHQPSILLAFHECEHVTDCIVKLFYKFGAPKRLLTDQGKEFVNKVNMGVCQLLGIKRSLCAPYHPQTNGLVERLNGRIQRSLSKLVGKQPHKWSDYLEATMFGLRTKKQVTTKYSPYYLMFGREARYPSEVPDKYEINESVEDILAEECISECIKRQDRIFQTVRDNISCAQQKAKKRKLEKGLSVDIKVGDRVLRKNIRSRQRKGGKLDPDSVPRPPSHLLSVPRPPSHLLSVPRPPSHLLSVPRPPSHLLSVPRPPSHLLSVPRPPSHLLSVPRPPSHLLSVPRPPSHLLSVPRPPSHLLSVPRPPSHLLSVPRPPSHLLSVPRPPSHLLSVPRPPSHLLSVPRPPSHLLSVPRPPSHLLSVPRPPSHLLSVPRPPSHLLSVPRPPSHLLSVPRPPSQTAQSYYKKYGPKEKVVYCAVTLAHTKGQSHFSVLPLPLTPTP, encoded by the exons AGCTCAGAGGTCCCTAACAGCTCTTGGTGTGAGCTGGAGGAGCTCAAGTGCAGCATCAGCTTGCTTGACCTGCATTTGTCAACCCTTATCACAGACAGACATCACCAG CCGTCGATTTTATTGGCCTTCCATGAGTGTGAACATGTCACAGACTGTATTGTAAAACTGTTCTACAAATTTGGCGCCCCCAAAAGGCTGTTAACTGACCAGGGCAAAGAATTTGTGAACAAG GTCAATATGGGTGTCTGTCAGCTGCTGGGAATAAAAAGGAGTTTGTGTGCACCATACCACCCACAAACCAATGGTCTAGTTGAAAGGCTAAATGGCAGAATACAGAG ATCATTAAGCAAGCTGGTGGGAAAGCAGCCACACAAGTGGTCTGATTATTTGGAGGCCACAATGTTTGGTCTCCGCACCAAAAAACAAGTGACGACAAAGTACTCTCCATATTACTTAATGTTTGGCCGGGAGGCAAGGTATCCATCCGAGGTACCTGACAAATATGAG ATCAATGAATCTGTGGAGGACATTCTGGCTGAGGAGTGCATCTCTGAATGCATTAAAAGGCAAGACCGCATCTTTCAAACTGTCCGGGACAATATTAGTTGTGCTCAACAGAAGGCCAAAAAAAGGAAGCTGGAAAAGGGATTGTCTGTAGACATTAAGGTTGGTGACAGGGTTTTGCGTAAAAATATCCGGAGCAGGCAGAGAAAGGGAGGCAAACTGGACCCAGACTCTGTGCCTCGACCTCCCAGCCACCTCCTGTCTGTGCCTCGACCTCCCAGCCACCTCCTGTCTGTGCCTCGACCTCCCAGCCACCTCCTGTCTGTGCCTCGACCTCCCAGCCACCTCCTGTCTGTGCCTCGACCTCCCAGCCACCTCCTGTCTGTGCCTCGACCTCCCAGCCACCTCCTGTCTGTGCCTCGACCTCCCAGCCACCTCCTGTCTGTGCCTCGACCTCCCAGCCACCTCCTGTCTGTGCCTCGACCTCCCAGCCACCTCCTGTCTGTGCCTCGACCTCCCAGCCACCTCCTGTCTGTGCCTCGACCTCCCAGCCACCTCCTGTCTGTGCCTCGACCTCCCAGCCACCTCCTGTCTGTGCCTCGACCTCCCAGCCACCTCCTGTCTGTGCCTCGACCTCCCAGCCACCTCCTGTCTGTGCCTCGACCTCCCAGCCACCTCCTGTCTGTGCCTCGACCTCCCAGCCACCTCCTGTCTGTGCCTCGACCTCCCAGCCACCTCCTGTCTGTGCCTCGACCTCCCAGCCACCTCCTGTCTGTGCCTCGACCTCCCAGCCAAACAGCGCAATCT TATTACAAGAAATATGGGCCAAAAGAAAAGGTGGTGTATTGTGCAGTAACATTGGCCCATACAaagggccaatcccatttctctgtcttaccccttccccttacccctaccccttag
- the LOC129441612 gene encoding macrophage mannose receptor 1-like, with protein sequence MFILTGLLCSASGLWRNYQYIKISMTWTDAQSYCRERFTDLATVDSMDDVNRIIDLVNETDGYKGSVWIGLQKAAQKRWVWSNGEETISQYNAWDILEPYGSGDCVSNYYNAWYDGGCENSIRFACYNESTGYVRINSLKNWTDAQSYCRQHYTDLAIVHNSQEQQQLHAVLGRFYSFWIGLYLDSWQWSDQWNLTFKNWAAGHPLGNYGDCVAMLTTDSGKWVRYDCDQKHYFICNGANRQIVRLNFSNDGKQNLIDPSVQDAILNEINVKLKSLGLENAQINWRKDEDGEVFHLIEQRVNSSTPCDIQP encoded by the exons atgtttattttaacaGGACTTCTGTGCAGCGCTTCTGGTCTTTGGCGAAATTATCAGTACATAAAAATAAGTATGACATGGACAGATGCTCAGAGTTACTGTAGAGAGAGATTCACTGATCTAGCTACTGTAGACTCGATGGATGATGTGAACAGAATAATAGATTTAGTGAATGAAACGGATGGGTACAAAGGATCAGTATGGATTGGACTGCAGAAGGCAGCACAGAAGCGTTGGGTTTGGTCAAATGGAGAAGAAACCATTTCACAGTACAATGCATGGGACATATTAGAACCCTATGGAAGTGGAGATTGTGTTTCAAATTACTATAATGCTTGGTACGATGGTGGGTGTGAAAACTCCATACGTTTTGCATGTTACAATG AAAGTACTGGATATGTCAGAATAAATTCTTTGAAAAACTGGACAGATGCTCAGAGTTACTGCAGACAGCATTACACTGATCTGGCCATTGTCCACAACTCTCAAGAGCAGCAACAGCTACATGCAGTTCTTGGAAGATTTTATAGCTTCTGGATTGGTCTGTACTTAGACTCTTGGCAGTGGTCTGATCAGTGGAACCTCACCTTTAAAAACTGGGCAGCAGGACATCCATTGGGGAATTATGGTGACTGTGTTGCTATGTTGACAACTGATTCTGGGAAATGGGTTCGATACGACTGTGACCAAAAGCACTATTTCATCTGCAATGGAG CTAATAGACAGATTGTCAGACTGAACTTCTCCAATGATGGGAAACAAAACTTGATTGATCCTTCGGTACAGGATGCCATTCTTAATGAG ATAAATGTAAAGCTAAAGAGCCTTGGACTGGAGAATGCACAGATAAACTGGAGAAAGGATGAAGATGGAGAGGTGTTTCATCTGATTGAACAGAGAGTGAATTCAAGTACTCCATGTGATATACAACCCTGA